A single window of Phycisphaerae bacterium DNA harbors:
- a CDS encoding exosortase/archaeosortase family protein: MKEIDPGEETARRVRGSPRRRTVDDSPSWGMALGVSGVLKILVLAALFSWIYHEHYFRLYVMWKNPDWSHGFVIPLFVLYLVNLRRRELVTGDHPGSVWGLVLVLFSLAVFVLGIRFRIGYPQSLSMVAVIAGVVLALRGWRTLKLTLFPIGFLLLAIPPPDRLYRSITQPLQQGAATIASLILEMFPGAEIEQKGINIAYFMRSGEEGSFTVAGACSGMRSLMAFVALGLATAYFTPRPTWHRVAMAVLVVPVALFCNVLRVIITGGFQMYKYGDLASGTPHTVLGLLMFAMGFGIYLGILWILDHLYVEDRGNRAAGST, translated from the coding sequence TGATTCCCCGTCGTGGGGCATGGCGTTAGGGGTGTCGGGAGTCTTGAAGATCCTGGTGCTGGCGGCGCTGTTCAGCTGGATCTACCACGAACATTACTTTCGGCTCTACGTGATGTGGAAGAACCCGGACTGGTCGCACGGGTTCGTGATTCCGCTGTTCGTGCTTTACCTGGTGAACTTGCGTCGGCGGGAATTGGTTACGGGGGACCATCCGGGGTCGGTTTGGGGCCTGGTACTGGTATTGTTTTCGCTGGCCGTTTTTGTCCTTGGCATTCGCTTTCGAATCGGCTATCCGCAGTCGCTGTCCATGGTGGCGGTGATCGCCGGTGTCGTTCTGGCCCTGCGAGGCTGGCGAACGCTCAAATTGACGCTGTTTCCCATCGGATTCCTCCTTTTGGCTATCCCGCCGCCTGACCGGCTGTATCGATCCATCACCCAGCCCCTCCAGCAGGGGGCCGCCACGATAGCATCCCTCATCCTGGAGATGTTTCCGGGGGCCGAGATCGAACAAAAGGGTATCAACATAGCGTACTTTATGAGGAGCGGCGAGGAAGGGAGCTTTACGGTGGCAGGGGCGTGCAGTGGGATGCGATCCTTGATGGCGTTTGTCGCATTGGGGCTGGCCACGGCCTATTTCACGCCGCGACCGACCTGGCACCGCGTGGCGATGGCGGTTCTGGTCGTACCGGTGGCGTTGTTTTGCAACGTGTTACGGGTGATCATTACCGGGGGGTTTCAGATGTATAAGTACGGTGATCTGGCGTCGGGTACGCCGCACACCGTGCTGGGGCTGTTGATGTTCGCCATGGGGTTCGGGATTTATCTCGGAATCCTGTGGATTCTCGATCACCTGTACGTGGAGGATCGGGGAAACCGCGCCGCGGGGTCGACTTGA